From the Streptomyces sp. Sge12 genome, the window CAATTTCAACCGCCGCTCCCTGGACCACGACGAAGAGGTCATGCTCGCGGTCCTGGACGAGGACTTCACCGCAACCCTGGACCGCCACTTCGACGAGGACCTGGAGGCCAGCGAGCGGATGGTCGCAGCGCGCTGGAACCGCCGCTCCACGACGCAACGACTGCGCGAACTGGCTGTCACCCCCATTCGCCGGTTCCTGTGACCACCGCCCGACGCCGGAACGCAGGGACACCGCCCGGCGTCGGGTCGGGCTTCCTCGCGGCACGTCCTTCGACGGCGATCACGGTCGGCCCGACGGCGGTGCGGTGTCCGGCAGCCCCTGGGCGGCGCGGGTGATGAAGGTGCGGGTGTGCTCCGGGCTCAGGGCCCGGCTCCGCAGGTGGTCGAACATGGCGCCGTAGTGCCGCACGTCGGATCGTTTCTCCAGGTAGAGGTCGCTGGTGAACCGCTCCAGATACACCGTGGCGGCCGTTGCGGTGTCCGGGAAGTCGAGGATGGAGAACTGTCCGCAGACGCCCGGGTGGGCTCCCGCACTGTACGGAAGGACCTGCACGGTGATGTGCGGCTGCTCGCCGAGGCGGTTCAGGTGGTCGAGTTGTTCGCGCATGATCTCGCGGCTGCCGACCACGCGGCGCAGTGCCGATTCGTCCAGCACGACCCATAAACGGAAAGGCCGGGCGGGGTGGTGGGCGCGGGACTGGCGACCCAGCCGCACTCCGAGGCGCACGGCGATCTGTTCCTCCGCGGCCAGAGGGATCGTTTCCGCGATGACCGCGGCCGCATAGGCGGGCGTTTGCAGCAGGCTGGGGATCACCAGGGGTTCGTAGGAGCGGACGGAAGCGGCTGCCGTCTCCAGGCCGATGTAGACGGCGTGCGGGACTTCCCCGTAGGCGACCCACCAGCCCTGCCGGTTCGATTCCGTGGCCATCTCCATCAACGAGTCGACGACCTGTTGGTCCGTGACGTCGTAGAGGCCGCACAGGTCCCGCACATCGCGCGGGCTGATGGCGCGGCGGCCGTTCTCCAAGTGGCTGACCTTGGGCTGGGAGATCAACAGGTGTTCGGCCACCTGTGTACTGGTCAGGCCACGGGCCAGACGGAGCCGGCGCAGCTCCGCGCCCAGCCTGCGTCGCCTGACGGTCGGGTTTCCATTCACCGCCACGGGCGGTCTACCTCCGGCTCGGAACTGTTCACCAGTCGCCGCAGAAGTGCCGCGGCCGGGCCCGGGCGAACACATGCGCCGCGCAATGATGATCGAGGGGCTCGCCGTCGAGTGTCGTGGGGCGCGGACGCAGCCGCGTGCACAGCCCGAGCGGAATTCACCCGAACGCCACACCCTCCCACCCATCTACCGGAAAAGTCTGCTTACCTGCCCGGTGTTGCGTGCGGGTTCCGGGGTCGTCCCCTCCGGTGTCGGCCGCCGGCCCCGCTGCGCGTGCGGCCGGACCGCCAGGCAGGACGGGACGAAAAGGCAGTCGGCAGTCGGCACTCGGCAGTCACGTGCGAATGGGATACGCCCGCTCCGACGAAACAGGCATCGCTCACCGATTCGACCGGCCGGTGTTCGAACTCGCGCGAGAAATGAAGCAAAACGCTCCCGCCCGGAGTCATATCGATAGACGCGAAGTCGATTCGGCGCGCCCGCCCCGCAACAACTTCATGACATCACCCGCCTGGCGGAACTTCCCATGTGCGGCAGATTTGAATTCACTGCCGGATGACCGACACCGCCTCGTGCGAGTTAATTCGGCCCCATCCGGCGGGGGGAACATCGGATGATAGGCGCGGCAAGTCCTGCTATTTTCAGCGCGCCGCCCGGTACTGAATATGCTTGTCATTCCCCGGCCTTCTCCTGTGCGCCTTTGACGCATGAATGTTGCTGCGTAATATGCGGCGACAACGAAAAGGCTTCCCGGGCGATCGGTAGGAGCCCGGTATGCCACGACCCCCACAGGAAATGGCCTCTTGATGAAGCTGAGAATCCCGGCGGCTCAGCGCCGCACCCTGTCCGGTTGGCTGTCCTCGGCCGTCGCAGTGACGGTCGCCGCCGTCATGGTTGCCGGACTGCCGTCGCAGGCCATGGCCATCGCGACACCCGTGCCGCTGGGCACCACCGCCAGCTATTCGGTCCTGGCAGGTCAGGGAGTCACCAATACCGGCCCCACCCTGATCGACCACGATCTCGGGACGCACCCGAACCCGGCCATCACCGGATTCCCGCCCGGTCTGGTGCTCGGCGCCGTGCACCCCGCGGACGCCGCGGCCGCCCAGGCCAAGAGTGATCTGATCGTGGCCTACAACAACGCGGCGGGGCAATTGGGCGGCCAGGCACCGGACTTCCCGCTGGCGGCGGGAATCGGCGGGGGCCAGGAGCTGCTTCCCGGCGTCCACAGGGCAACCGCCGGTGTCGGCCTCACCGGCGACCTGATCCTGAACGCCGGAGGAAACCCCAATTCGGTCTGGGTGTTCCAGATTCCCGAAGCCCTGACCACGGCATCCAACAGCCGGATCCTCCTGACGAACGGCGCTTCGCCGTGCAACGTCTACTGGCAGATCGGGAGTTCGGCAACCCTCGGCACCACGTCCACCTTCGTGGGCACCATCATGGCCCTGACCTCCATCTTCGTGAACCAGGGGGCGAACATCCAGGGCCGGGCGCTGGCTCGTAACGGCGAGGTGACGCTCAACAACAACAGGATCTTCCTCGGCGGATGCCCCACCGGTGGAACGACGACCGGCACGACCACGGGTACGACGACCGGCACGACCACCGGTACGACGACCGGTGCGACGACCGGCACGACCGGAACGCCGACCGCGGGCACGACGACCGGCACGACCGTGGGTCTGATCGGTGGCGGCCTCCTGGGCGGACCGATCGTCGACCTCGTGTCCGGCGGTACCTCGGGGAACGTCGCCGGAAACACCTCCGGTAACACCGCGGGCAACACGGCCGGTAACAGCACCGGCGGCAACACGACCGGTGGCAACACGACGGGCGGGACCATCACCGGCGGCAACGTCACCGGCGGCCACGGCGGTCAGCCCGGCGGACCGGACCACGGCGGGCCGGACAATGGCGGCCCCGACCACCACGGCGGCCTGGAGCACCACGGGCCGGAGCACGGCGGGCCGGGCCATGGGCACGAGGAGGGTCCCGGTAAGCCGGGCCACGACCACGACCACGGGGGCAAGCCCGGCGACCACTACGGCTACGGCAACAAGCCCGCGGGCCACGAGGGTCACGAAGGCCACGAGGGCTAGGCAGCAGGCTGCACTGACCCCGTTCATCGGATGACGGCGCGCGGCGGAATTCCTGTCGAATCCGCCGCGCGCCGTGCTCGAGGGTCGCGCAGACCTCAGGCGAACAGCAGACATGAGAAAGACCGGGTGGGCGGTGTCGAGCGGAATTGAATCTGCGGGCGTCAAGGAACTTCATCGGTCCGATTCCCCTCCGGCCCGCGAGGAGTGCCCTGCGGAAGTGGCCGGACCGGGCAAGTCGCCCATGGGCGTTCGTTTTCTGAGATCAGGGCTGTACGCCGCTGTGGTCCTCTGTCTGGTGACGGCCCTGGTCCACGTCGTCCTGGTGTTCTTTCATGTGGCTCCCGCCAACCCCGTATCGAAGCGCTACAGCTCGCAGATCAACGGATGGGTCTATCCGCTCTTCGAACAGAACTGGCGGCTCTTCGCCCCGGACCCCGACTCCTTCAACCGGAAAATCCTGGCGAGGACCGCACACACCGACTCCAAAGGGTCGATGCAGGTGACCTCCTGGTTCGACCTGGCTGCCGTCGACCATTCCGAAGTCGACCACAATGTATTTCCCAGCCATACGTCCCAGAACCTCCTGCGCCGCGCCTGGACCTCTTATGTCGAGACGCATGGAGCCAGCGATACGCCACGCTCGGAACGGGCCGTGATGTTGCAGACGTATCTGCGCAATATCGCCGTGGACCGCGTCACCGACCATGACGACGGCCGCGCTGTCGAGTTCATTCAGCTCCGGGTCGTCACGCTGCCCGTCGCTGCGCCCGGCACAACGGCCGGGAACCGTCCGCCGGCACCCACCGAGGACCGGCTCCTGCCCTGGTGGAAGGTGACCTCCCATGGGAAATGAGCAGATCCCGCAGCCCCCTTCCACGGCAGCCGCGCCGTACCGACCCGGGGGCCAGGAGGCCTCGGTCACCGGCACGGCCCACCGCTGGCTCCTCGACCGGATCGGCGAACTGTGGACGCTTCTCACCGACCGGCCGATCTCCCTGTACGCCGCGTCCGTTCTGCGCATCGGCTACGGGCTGCTCTACCTGGTCTTCCTGCTGCGCGAGTTCCCGCACCGTGACGAAATCTGGGGCCCCGGCTCACCCTGGACGCCGGCGATGGCGCAGCAGCTCTTCGCGCAGACGGGCTGGAACAGCGTCCTGCTCCTGTCCGACAGCCGCGCCTACTTCGAACTCTGCTACGTGGCGGCCCTCGTCACGTCCGCGCTGTTCATGCTGGGCTGGCGGACCCGTGCCATGTCCGTCCTCTTCGCCGTCGTGGTGACCTCGTTCCACGCCAGGTCGATCTTCATGACGGACGGGGGTGACAACCTGATCCTGCTGATGTCCCTCTACCTCGTCCTCACCGCGTGCGGTCGGCGCTGGTCCCTGGACGCACGCCGGCAGCGGCGGAGGGCAGCCCGTGCGAGCGACGCGCCGGAGCCGGTGCGGGGCTTGTACGCACAACAACTCCACGATGCGCGTTCCACCTTGACGACGGTGGTGCACAACTGCGGCATCCTCGTCATCGCGGCACAGGTCTGCTTCCTCTACGGATCGGCCGGCCTGTACAAGATCCAGGGCCCGACCTGGGGCGGCGGCACCGCTCTCCACTACGCGCTGAACCTCGAACTCTTCCAACCCTGGCCCGCGCTCTCCCACTTCGTGGACGCGTACCCGATGGCTGTCGCGATCGCCGGCTACGTGACGGTGCTCTTGCAGGTCGCCTTCCCGTTCGTGCTGTTCGGCAGGCTCAAGTACCCCGTTCTGACCGTGCTGCTGGGCATGCACCTCGGAATCGCCGTGCTCCTGGGGTTGCCCCTCTTCTCCGGCGCGATGATCGTTGCGGACGCCGTGTTCCTTCCCGATCGCTTCTACGCCTTCCTGCCTCACCTGTGGCGACGCGCAGTACGGCGCACCGGGCTGTGGCACCCCGGTCCCGCCCCAGCGGCGGGATCCGCACTCGTACCTCCGCAGGGCAGGCCCGTCCCACCCGGTTCCATGCAGCCGGCCGTCCCTGCGCAGAAGGACACCGCTGCGGCCGCCGGACTCGCATCCGAGCAGAGCTGAGCTGAGCAGCCACGTCGACGTGAAGCGGGGCCCGGGTGACGGCCGGCTCGTCCCCGGGACCAGTCAGGGGAGATTGCCCCGTTTGACACCCTTCGGACTGATGGCAGGGTGGTAGAAGGGGCCGGCAGCACCTGGAGGCTCGGCATGGCATCTGGTTCGGTATGGCGTTCCGCAGCGCGGCAACTTCCGCTCAGGCTCACGAGCGGCGCTTTCTTCCTGAACTCCGGACTGTCGAAGCTCGGAGCGGACGAGGGCACCGCTCAGGGACTGCAGCAGTTCGCCGCCACGACCTACCCGTTCCTGGGCAAGCAGGACGCCCAGAAGTTCGTCCGGGTGCTCGCCGTCGGAGAGCTCGCCATCGCCACGGCGCTGCTCGTGCCGGTCGTCCCCGCCGCTGTCGCCGGGGCCGCACTGACCGCCTTCTCCGTCGGCACGATCGGGCTCTACCTGCGCACACCCGGGATGCGGGAGGAAGGCAGCCTGCGCCCGACCCAGCAGGGAATCGCCCTGGCCAAGGACGTCTGGCTGCTGGGCATCGGCGCCTCCCTCCTCGCCGACGGCGTCACGGAGCACCGACACCACCGGTGCCACCGGCATCACCGGTGACCTTGGGCGACACCGAGTAACACCGAGTAACACCAGGGTGGCGCCGGTGGACGCCCGGGTGGCACGCCGTGAACACGCCGGCCGGGAGCGCGCATGGTCATGACCAAGTGGTTCTTCGAGCCCGGTCACACCGCGGCGGAGTTCCGCGCCCGGCACATGATGGTCACCTTCGTGCGCGGGCAGCTCAAGAACGTGACGGGCACGCTGGAAGTGGATGAGGACCGGCCGGAAGGGGCGCGGATCGAGGCGGCGGCCGACGCGACCCGGGTGTACACCGGGCAGCCCCAGCGCGACGCCCATCTCCGAAGTGCCGACTTCTTCGACGTCGAGCACCACCCGACCTGGACGTTCGCCGGGTCGCGCGTCCATCAGGTGAGCGGCACCGAGTTCGAGGTCACCGGCGATCTGACCGTACGCGGCGTGACGCGGCCCGTGACCTTCGACGTCACCTACCTGGGGCAGTGGGACACCCCTTGGTGGGAGGAGGGGCGGGACCTCGGGCCCAGGCGGCGCGCCGGCTTCACCGCCAGGACGCGCATCAATCGGCATGACTTCGGGGTGAGTTGGAACGACGCGGTCGGCCGCGGCGGAGTGGTGGTCAGCCCCACGGTCGATGTCGTGGTCGACGTCGAAGCCGTCCTCGAGCCCGGCGAACCGACCGCCTGAGCACGAAACCGACCGCCGTCCCGAAGTACGAAACAGTTTGGTCCACCATTCGGACCCTGCTTGCGTGCGCCCGAGCCGCGCCGACAGGATACGGCCATGGCCCCCGTACTCGTATCGCGTCGTCACGTAGATCTGCTGCGTGTCTCGACCATGCTGTGTCGGGCCGACTTCTCCCGTGCGCGCGGCTGTTGATCCGCTGATCCGCCGCTTCTGACACTGCACGGACGACCGCGCGCCGCCCACGCGCCTCCTTCCGCCTGCCCTCCTGCCCGTGTACACGTGTCACCCTCCTTCGGTGGCGGCACGTGGCATGCCGCTGCTTCGACGAGGTCCCCTCATGCCGGAAAGCCCTCTCCTCCTCCACTGGTTCCTGCCCACCGGCGGGGACGGCCGCGATCCCGGCGGCGTCACCGCCGTCCAGGGCCGTACCGGTGCCGCCACCCGGCGGCCCGCGGACATCCCGTACCTCGCCCAGGTGGCCCGAGCCGCCGAGCAGGCCGGATTCCACTCGCTGCTCACTCCCGTGGGGCTCGGTTGCGTGGATCCCTGGATCCTCACCGCCGCCCTCGCGCAGCACACCACCCGCATCGGGTTCCTCGTGGCGTTCCGCGCCGGATTCGCCAGCCCGACCCTGCTCGCCCAACAGGCCGACGCCTTCCGCCGGTTCGCGGGAGGCCGGCTCGCGCTGAACGTGGTGACGGGCGGCGATCCCGCCGAACAGCGCGCGTACGGAGACCGGTTGGAGCACGATGCCCGCTACGCCCGCACCGAGGAGGTGATGGCCGTCCTCCGCACGCTGCTGGACGGCAGGACGGCCGACCACGACGGGGCCCACCTGCGGATCGAGGGGGCCCGGTTGACCGATCCGGACGTGCGTCACCCGGTGGCGCTGTACTTCGGCGGGGCCTCGCCCGCCGCCGAGGAGGTCGCCGCGCGACAGGCCGACGTACAGCTGCTGTGGGGCGAGCCGCCCGCCGCCGTCGCCACACGTGTCGCCCGGGTGAGGGAGCGGGCTCGGACGGCCGGCCGCAGGGTGCGGTTCGGGCTGCGGCTGCACATCATCAGCCGGGACACCGCCGCCGAGGCCTGGTCGGAGGCCGACCGGATCCTCGACGGGATCGATCCCGCGGCCGTACGGGCGAGTCAGGAGCGGTTCGCCGCCATGGACTCCACCGGGCAGGCCCGGATGACGGCACTGCACGGCGGGGTCGCGGACGCCGCCCGTCTCACGGTCGCACCGAACCTGTGGGCGGGCATCGGGCTGGTCCGCGAGGGCGCCGGGACCGCGCTGGTCGGCTCGCACGACGAGGTGGCCGCGCGACTCGCCGAGTACCGGGCCCTGGGCATCGACGAGTTCGTCCTCTCCGGCTATCCGCACCTCGAAGAGGCGTACCGGGTCGGCGAGGAAGTGGCGCCGCGGCTGCGCGCCCTCACCGGGGCGGCCGCCGCATGACCGCGCTCACGACTGCGTCGACCGCGCCGGCCGGGCCGGATCGCCGCCCGCAGCCCGGCCCGGATCCGGCCGGGACCGCCTCGCCCCGGCGGGGGCGGCTGCGCGAAGCGTTCCGCTGGGGCGTGCTGCGGATCGTGGCCCTGGCGGTGCTCCTCGCCGCGTGGCAGGCCGTGGTGTCCGCCGAGGTGTGGCCGCGGGTTCTGGTGCCCTCCCCCGGTGACGTCTGGCGGCAGTTCGTCCTCGCCTCCACCGTGCACGACGGGGTACGCGGCTACGGCGGCCACCTGCTGATCGAGCACCTGGGGGTGAGCCTGGGCCGGATCGGCACCGGCTCCGCCTACGCCGTGCTGGCCGGGGTGCCCCTGGGCCTGCTGATCGGTACGGTCCGGCCGCTGGCCGTCGTACTGGAACCGGCGGTGACCTTCCTGCGGACCCTGCCGCCGCTCGCCTACCTCTCACTGCTCGTCATCTGGTTCGGCATCGACGAGGCCCCCAAGATCTGGCTGCTGGTGATCGCCGCGCTGCCGCCGATCGCGGCGGCCACCGCGGCCGCCGTCCGCACGGTCCCCGGTCACCTCGTGGAGGCCGCACGCGCCTTGGGTTCGGGCCCGGTCCCCCTGCTGCTGTCCGTGCGGCTGCCTTCCGCCCTCCCCGAGATCCTCACGGGCATCCGGATCGCCGTCGGTGTCGCCTACACCTCGGTCGTCGCGGCGGAGACCATCAACGGCGTGCCCGGGATCGGCGGCATGATCCGCGACGCGCAGCGCTACAACCAGACCGCCCTGGTGATCGCGGGCATCCTCGCCATCGGACTGTCCGGGATCGTGCTGGACGCGCTCCTCCGGCTCGTCGAGCGGGTCGCCGTGCCGTGGCGCGGCCGCGCCTGACCCCCTCGCCCGCCCCTCGCCCCCCTTCGCTCTGCCCCGCGCTCCCCCTCTGCGCCTCCTGTCCCCGCACCACTCCTCCTCTGCCCCCTGTGGCCGTCCGACTTCAGACCGGAGATCATCCATGCCCGCACCCCTGTCCCGCCGCACCCTCCTGCTCGCCGCGGCCGTCGCCCTGACGGCCTCCGCCACCGCCGCGTGCGCAGGTGGCGGGGATGCGGCCGGCGGCTCCGCCGGGCGGACCACCGTACGCATCGCCTACCAGGCGATACCCAACGCCGACCTGGTGGTGAAGAACCAGAAGCTGCTGGAGAAGTCCCTCCCCGAAGTCGACGTGAAGTGGGTGAAGTTCGAGTCCGGGGGCGACGTCAACACGGCCGTCATCGCCGGGGCGGTCGACCTGGGACTGGCCGGGTCGAGCCCGGTCACCAAGGGCCTGTCCGCGCCGCTGAACATCCCGTACAAGGTGGTGTGGATCCACGACCTGATCGGGGACAACGAGGCACTCGTCGCCAAGCCCGGGATCGGTTCGGTGAAGGAGCTGGCGGGCAAGAAGGTGGCCACCCCCTTCGGGTCGACCGCCCACTACTCGCTGCTCGCCGCGCTCACCGCTGCCGGTGTCGAGCCGTCGGCCGTGCAGACCATCGACCTCCAGCCGCAGGACGCCCTCGCCGCGTGGAAGCGCGGGGACATCGACGCCGCGTACGTGTGGACGCCGACGCTGGGCGAACTGACGAAGGACGGCAAGGTGCTCGTGAGCAGCCGTGAACTGGCCTTGCAGGGCAAGCCCACGGCCGACCTGGGGGTGGTCACGAACGCGTTCGCGGCCAAGCACCCGGAGGTGGTGACCGCCTGGATCAAGGCGCAGGACCAGGCCGTCGCCCAGGCGCGCACCGCGCCGGACGAGGCCGCCAGGTCCATCGGCGCCGAGCTCGGGCTGCCGGCGGACGAGGCGAAGCGGCAGCTGTCGGAACTGGTGCTGCTGAGCGCGAAGGAGCAGACCGGACCCGAGTACCTGGGCACGCCGGGCGCCCCGGGCAGGCTGGCGGCGAACCTGCACGACGCGGCCGTGTTCCTGAAGGGGCAGAAGGCCGTGGACGCGGTGCCGGACGAGGCCGTGTTCGGGCGGGCGCTCGCGGTGGAGGAGCTCGGCCGTGCCGCGAACTGACGCTCCGGACAAGGAAGTCGCGGTCGTCGACCTGGCGGGGGTGTCGGTCAGGTACGGCTCCGCCAAGCAGCCGGTGACGGCGCTCGAAGGCGTGGACCTACGGATCCACGCGGGCGAGTTCGTCGTCCTGGTCGGGCCGTCCGGCTGCGGGAAGACGAGCCTGCTGCGCGTGGTGGCGGGCTTCGAGCGGCCCGCTTCGGGTGACGCCCGGGTGCGGGGCGCACTCCCCCGGCCGGGCTCGGGGGCAGGGGTCGTGTTCCAGCAGCCCCGGCTGTTCCCCTGGCGCACGGTCGGCGGGAACCTCGGCTTCGCGCTGGCCCGCCTGGGAGTGCCGCGCACCGATCGGCCCGGCCGGATCGCCGAGCTGCTGGAGCGGGTGGGGCTGGCGGGTATGGCGGGCCGGCGGACATGGGAGCTGTCGGGCGGCCAGCAGCAGCGGGTGGCCCTCGCCCGGGCGCTGGCGGCGGAGCCCGAACTCCTGCTCATGGACGAGCCGTTCGCCGCGCTCGATGCGCTGACCCGGGAACGGCTCCAGGAGGAGGTGCGGGCCCTGGCCGGGCGGCTCGGCACGACGGTGCTGTTCGTGACCCACTCGGCGGAGGAAGCGGTACTGCTGGGCTCCCGGGTGCTGGTCATGGCCGCGGGGCCGGGGCGGGTGGTTGCGGAGCTGCCGGTGGGCCTGGACCGAGCGGCGGACACGGACGTCTCCGCGCTGCGGGCCTCGCCGGAGTTCGCCCGGCTGCGCGGCCGCCTCGCCGAGATCATGCTCGGCTGAGCCGAGAAGTGTTGCCCGTCTACTGCGGGAGCGTGAACTGCATGAACATGCTGTGGCCGGCGGCCAAGGAAGGATCCCGGCCACCGGCGCCCCGGCCCCGGCTGTGGTTACCTGGGCCCATGACCGTTCTCGTGACCCGTCGCCACGTCGACTACGTGCGTGTCACGACCACGGGTTGTCCCGTCACCGGCTGACACGGCGCCGCGCGGCATCGCTCCGCGCTTCCCGCCACGCACTCCGCGCACCCGTCGTTCGCAGGCGGTCCCGTCCCACCCGACCGCCGCCGCCACGGCTGCTGTCGGGACGGGAGCCGGGCGGTGGCCGGGCCGCAGCTCCGCGGTCCCTTCCCCGACACGGCCCCGCGCCGGCTCGCCCGTGCCGTCGTTCCGCGCCCGTGCCGTCGCCCGCGCACAAGGTGCGCCGTGCCGTGCCTCCGCCTCCCCGTGGCCGTCTGCCTCCCCACCGTCCACCCTCACCTCCGAGGAGACCCATGAGCCAGCCCATCGACGCCGTCACCGCAGGTCACACCCCCGAGAGCGAGCCCACCCGATCCGCGACGCCGGCCTGGTCCTTCGAGACCAAGCAGCTCCACGCCGGCACCGCCCCAGATCCGGCCACCGGCGCCCGCGCGGTCCCGATCTACCAGACCACCTCGTTCGTCTTCCGCGACACCCAGCACGCCTCCGATCTCTTCTCCCTCGCCGAACCCGGCAATATCTACACCCGCATCCACAACCCCACCCAGGACGCCCTGGAGCAGCGCATCGCCGCCCTCGAGGGCGGTGTCGCCGCCGTCGCACTCGCCTCCGGGC encodes:
- a CDS encoding HTTM domain-containing protein, with translation MGNEQIPQPPSTAAAPYRPGGQEASVTGTAHRWLLDRIGELWTLLTDRPISLYAASVLRIGYGLLYLVFLLREFPHRDEIWGPGSPWTPAMAQQLFAQTGWNSVLLLSDSRAYFELCYVAALVTSALFMLGWRTRAMSVLFAVVVTSFHARSIFMTDGGDNLILLMSLYLVLTACGRRWSLDARRQRRRAARASDAPEPVRGLYAQQLHDARSTLTTVVHNCGILVIAAQVCFLYGSAGLYKIQGPTWGGGTALHYALNLELFQPWPALSHFVDAYPMAVAIAGYVTVLLQVAFPFVLFGRLKYPVLTVLLGMHLGIAVLLGLPLFSGAMIVADAVFLPDRFYAFLPHLWRRAVRRTGLWHPGPAPAAGSALVPPQGRPVPPGSMQPAVPAQKDTAAAAGLASEQS
- a CDS encoding LLM class flavin-dependent oxidoreductase, translating into MPESPLLLHWFLPTGGDGRDPGGVTAVQGRTGAATRRPADIPYLAQVARAAEQAGFHSLLTPVGLGCVDPWILTAALAQHTTRIGFLVAFRAGFASPTLLAQQADAFRRFAGGRLALNVVTGGDPAEQRAYGDRLEHDARYARTEEVMAVLRTLLDGRTADHDGAHLRIEGARLTDPDVRHPVALYFGGASPAAEEVAARQADVQLLWGEPPAAVATRVARVRERARTAGRRVRFGLRLHIISRDTAAEAWSEADRILDGIDPAAVRASQERFAAMDSTGQARMTALHGGVADAARLTVAPNLWAGIGLVREGAGTALVGSHDEVAARLAEYRALGIDEFVLSGYPHLEEAYRVGEEVAPRLRALTGAAAA
- a CDS encoding ice-binding family protein: MKLRIPAAQRRTLSGWLSSAVAVTVAAVMVAGLPSQAMAIATPVPLGTTASYSVLAGQGVTNTGPTLIDHDLGTHPNPAITGFPPGLVLGAVHPADAAAAQAKSDLIVAYNNAAGQLGGQAPDFPLAAGIGGGQELLPGVHRATAGVGLTGDLILNAGGNPNSVWVFQIPEALTTASNSRILLTNGASPCNVYWQIGSSATLGTTSTFVGTIMALTSIFVNQGANIQGRALARNGEVTLNNNRIFLGGCPTGGTTTGTTTGTTTGTTTGTTTGATTGTTGTPTAGTTTGTTVGLIGGGLLGGPIVDLVSGGTSGNVAGNTSGNTAGNTAGNSTGGNTTGGNTTGGTITGGNVTGGHGGQPGGPDHGGPDNGGPDHHGGLEHHGPEHGGPGHGHEEGPGKPGHDHDHGGKPGDHYGYGNKPAGHEGHEGHEG
- a CDS encoding DUF5819 family protein — protein: MRKTGWAVSSGIESAGVKELHRSDSPPAREECPAEVAGPGKSPMGVRFLRSGLYAAVVLCLVTALVHVVLVFFHVAPANPVSKRYSSQINGWVYPLFEQNWRLFAPDPDSFNRKILARTAHTDSKGSMQVTSWFDLAAVDHSEVDHNVFPSHTSQNLLRRAWTSYVETHGASDTPRSERAVMLQTYLRNIAVDRVTDHDDGRAVEFIQLRVVTLPVAAPGTTAGNRPPAPTEDRLLPWWKVTSHGK
- a CDS encoding ABC transporter ATP-binding protein — encoded protein: MPRTDAPDKEVAVVDLAGVSVRYGSAKQPVTALEGVDLRIHAGEFVVLVGPSGCGKTSLLRVVAGFERPASGDARVRGALPRPGSGAGVVFQQPRLFPWRTVGGNLGFALARLGVPRTDRPGRIAELLERVGLAGMAGRRTWELSGGQQQRVALARALAAEPELLLMDEPFAALDALTRERLQEEVRALAGRLGTTVLFVTHSAEEAVLLGSRVLVMAAGPGRVVAELPVGLDRAADTDVSALRASPEFARLRGRLAEIMLG
- a CDS encoding helix-turn-helix domain-containing protein, translating into MAVNGNPTVRRRRLGAELRRLRLARGLTSTQVAEHLLISQPKVSHLENGRRAISPRDVRDLCGLYDVTDQQVVDSLMEMATESNRQGWWVAYGEVPHAVYIGLETAAASVRSYEPLVIPSLLQTPAYAAAVIAETIPLAAEEQIAVRLGVRLGRQSRAHHPARPFRLWVVLDESALRRVVGSREIMREQLDHLNRLGEQPHITVQVLPYSAGAHPGVCGQFSILDFPDTATAATVYLERFTSDLYLEKRSDVRHYGAMFDHLRSRALSPEHTRTFITRAAQGLPDTAPPSGRP
- a CDS encoding ABC transporter permease; amino-acid sequence: MTALTTASTAPAGPDRRPQPGPDPAGTASPRRGRLREAFRWGVLRIVALAVLLAAWQAVVSAEVWPRVLVPSPGDVWRQFVLASTVHDGVRGYGGHLLIEHLGVSLGRIGTGSAYAVLAGVPLGLLIGTVRPLAVVLEPAVTFLRTLPPLAYLSLLVIWFGIDEAPKIWLLVIAALPPIAAATAAAVRTVPGHLVEAARALGSGPVPLLLSVRLPSALPEILTGIRIAVGVAYTSVVAAETINGVPGIGGMIRDAQRYNQTALVIAGILAIGLSGIVLDALLRLVERVAVPWRGRA
- a CDS encoding YceI family protein: MVMTKWFFEPGHTAAEFRARHMMVTFVRGQLKNVTGTLEVDEDRPEGARIEAAADATRVYTGQPQRDAHLRSADFFDVEHHPTWTFAGSRVHQVSGTEFEVTGDLTVRGVTRPVTFDVTYLGQWDTPWWEEGRDLGPRRRAGFTARTRINRHDFGVSWNDAVGRGGVVVSPTVDVVVDVEAVLEPGEPTA
- a CDS encoding DoxX family membrane protein, which produces MASGSVWRSAARQLPLRLTSGAFFLNSGLSKLGADEGTAQGLQQFAATTYPFLGKQDAQKFVRVLAVGELAIATALLVPVVPAAVAGAALTAFSVGTIGLYLRTPGMREEGSLRPTQQGIALAKDVWLLGIGASLLADGVTEHRHHRCHRHHR
- a CDS encoding taurine ABC transporter substrate-binding protein, with amino-acid sequence MPAPLSRRTLLLAAAVALTASATAACAGGGDAAGGSAGRTTVRIAYQAIPNADLVVKNQKLLEKSLPEVDVKWVKFESGGDVNTAVIAGAVDLGLAGSSPVTKGLSAPLNIPYKVVWIHDLIGDNEALVAKPGIGSVKELAGKKVATPFGSTAHYSLLAALTAAGVEPSAVQTIDLQPQDALAAWKRGDIDAAYVWTPTLGELTKDGKVLVSSRELALQGKPTADLGVVTNAFAAKHPEVVTAWIKAQDQAVAQARTAPDEAARSIGAELGLPADEAKRQLSELVLLSAKEQTGPEYLGTPGAPGRLAANLHDAAVFLKGQKAVDAVPDEAVFGRALAVEELGRAAN